From the genome of Muricauda sp. SCSIO 64092, one region includes:
- a CDS encoding TonB-dependent receptor, whose product MIKRLLLLHATLLYSICVVNAQQKYTISGTVREATSNETLIGVTIAIQDLRTGTSTNEYGFYSITLPEGEYNIVISYIGFQDIRQSVSLNSNLKLDFNLQEKAEQLDEVIVTENAERMDIRKPQMSVNTLSVETIKKVPVVLGEADVIRSLVLLPGVTNAGEASSGFNVRGGATDQNLILLDEAIIFNSSHLFGFFSVFNPDAIKDVKLFKGGIPSRYGGRVSSVLEIFQKEGNSKELKVNGGIGAVASRLLVEGPIIKDRTAFLVGGRASYAHLFLPLFDIDNSAYFYDLNTKISHRINERNSIFLSGYFGRDLFSINDSFVNTYGNAVGNFRWNHLFSDKLFSNLSLIYSDYFYGLELDFVGFEWDSGIQNFNLKYDLKHYLNDKLQINYGLNTIYYVFNPGEIKPNSEDSGIVADQLTKKYANEAAAYVDVEQKITKNLSVNYGLRVSQFTRLGQDELFVYENDQPVLFDPFQLIYREATPIDTINPGRSGNLSTFFNFEPRVSAAYAINNDNSIKASYTRLAQYLHLLSNTSSPTPLDVWTPSGPFIEPQLLDQYALGYFKNFKGGEFTLEIEGFYKDIQNRIDYIDGADLIANDAIEQVILNGEARAYGLELLLRKNEGRFQGWLAYTLSRSEQRTPGRDPVVDNGRSNLETGINQGEWYPTPFDKTHDIALFGNYELNTKWSFNANFIFQTGQPTNYPVGQFEFEELVVPFFGLRNQTRLPDYHRLDISATLTPKKNRNSAFQSEWVFSIYNVYSRLNAASINFRQNQDTGRNEAVRTAIFGIVPAVTYNFKF is encoded by the coding sequence ATGATCAAAAGATTACTGTTGCTTCACGCAACGCTGTTGTACTCCATTTGTGTGGTCAATGCCCAACAAAAGTATACCATAAGTGGAACAGTAAGGGAAGCCACAAGTAACGAAACACTCATTGGGGTTACCATTGCCATTCAAGACCTTAGAACGGGAACCTCCACCAACGAATACGGTTTTTATTCCATTACACTGCCCGAAGGGGAATACAACATTGTCATTAGTTATATTGGATTTCAAGATATCCGCCAATCGGTTTCGCTGAATTCGAATCTTAAACTTGATTTTAACCTTCAGGAAAAGGCGGAACAACTCGATGAGGTCATCGTTACGGAAAATGCAGAACGGATGGACATCCGAAAACCACAAATGAGTGTTAACACCTTATCGGTGGAAACCATAAAAAAAGTTCCCGTTGTTCTTGGAGAAGCGGATGTCATCAGGTCTTTGGTACTTTTACCCGGAGTTACCAACGCTGGGGAAGCCTCGTCCGGTTTTAATGTACGTGGTGGCGCTACAGATCAAAACCTCATCCTGTTGGACGAAGCCATTATTTTTAATTCCTCCCACCTTTTCGGCTTTTTCTCGGTATTCAATCCCGATGCCATAAAGGATGTGAAACTCTTCAAAGGAGGTATCCCTTCCCGTTATGGTGGTAGGGTTTCCTCGGTTTTGGAAATTTTTCAAAAAGAAGGGAACAGTAAGGAGTTAAAAGTAAATGGGGGAATAGGGGCCGTTGCGAGCCGACTCTTGGTGGAAGGTCCAATAATAAAGGACCGTACGGCATTTCTCGTAGGGGGGCGAGCCTCTTACGCCCATCTTTTCCTTCCACTTTTCGATATTGATAACAGCGCTTATTTCTATGATCTGAACACTAAAATAAGCCATCGAATAAATGAACGTAACAGCATATTCCTGTCTGGATATTTTGGACGTGACCTCTTTAGCATCAATGATAGTTTTGTCAACACTTATGGGAATGCTGTAGGTAATTTTAGGTGGAATCATTTGTTTTCCGACAAATTGTTCTCCAACCTTTCCCTGATCTATTCCGATTATTTCTACGGATTGGAATTGGATTTTGTGGGTTTTGAATGGGATTCCGGTATTCAGAATTTCAACTTAAAATATGACCTAAAGCACTATTTGAACGATAAGCTCCAAATCAATTACGGGCTCAATACTATTTATTATGTGTTTAATCCCGGCGAGATAAAACCAAATAGTGAAGATTCCGGAATTGTTGCCGATCAATTGACCAAAAAATATGCGAACGAGGCGGCGGCATATGTGGATGTTGAGCAAAAAATCACGAAAAACCTAAGTGTCAATTATGGTCTTAGGGTGAGTCAGTTTACCCGTTTAGGTCAAGATGAGCTGTTCGTTTACGAAAATGACCAACCCGTTTTATTTGACCCATTTCAATTGATTTATAGGGAAGCCACGCCCATTGACACCATTAATCCAGGTAGGAGTGGCAACCTAAGTACATTTTTCAATTTTGAACCAAGGGTCTCGGCAGCGTATGCCATAAACAACGATAATTCCATTAAGGCCAGTTACACAAGATTGGCCCAATACCTTCATCTACTTTCGAACACCAGTTCCCCTACCCCATTGGATGTATGGACACCAAGTGGTCCTTTTATAGAACCTCAATTATTGGATCAGTATGCCTTGGGCTATTTCAAGAATTTTAAGGGAGGCGAATTTACCTTGGAGATCGAGGGCTTTTACAAGGATATTCAGAACCGAATCGATTATATTGACGGTGCCGATTTAATAGCTAACGATGCCATTGAGCAAGTTATCTTAAATGGAGAGGCCCGCGCCTATGGACTGGAACTATTATTACGAAAGAACGAGGGCCGTTTTCAAGGTTGGCTGGCCTATACCCTTTCACGATCAGAACAACGAACCCCGGGCCGGGATCCCGTTGTGGATAATGGTCGTTCCAATTTGGAGACGGGCATCAACCAGGGAGAATGGTATCCTACCCCTTTTGACAAAACCCATGATATTGCCCTTTTTGGGAACTACGAACTGAACACCAAATGGAGTTTTAATGCCAATTTCATTTTTCAAACGGGACAACCAACAAACTACCCCGTAGGACAATTTGAATTTGAGGAATTGGTTGTTCCCTTTTTTGGCCTAAGGAACCAAACGAGATTACCGGATTATCACCGTCTGGACATTTCCGCGACCTTGACCCCAAAAAAGAATCGCAATAGTGCCTTTCAGTCAGAATGGGTATTCAGCATTTATAATGTCTATAGCCGTTTGAATGCGGCATCCATCAATTTTAGACAGAATCAGGACACTGGACGAAATGAAGCTGTTCGTACTGCCATATTTGGTATTGTACCTGCCGTTACCTATAATTTTAAGTTTTAA
- a CDS encoding DUF4249 family protein — MKRTLFLLAVVSIIVSCEDVIDVETQPEPSRLVVNGLVRVDVTQEFVDVRIVVTETSDFFNENTITQLESAVILLGRVNPDALSGVEFGGTSVLEESEPGSGVYIPSYIPGSDTDDRIRTAGLSAETAFLLIIEHKGRRYAAQTLYAPAVPIDNIEQGDETLFDEDDTEIKITITDIPDADNYYVFDFGGGEFLALDDQFIDGQEFEFSYFPDRDLDPGDEVEVSILGADQEFFNYIDLLVEQTENDGGVFETPAATVRGNVFDITGLDNIEIFDNVERPNEFALGYFAFVQEFTETITIE, encoded by the coding sequence ATGAAGCGGACACTTTTTTTACTAGCAGTTGTATCAATAATTGTCTCATGTGAAGACGTCATTGATGTAGAAACCCAGCCCGAACCCTCAAGGTTGGTGGTTAACGGTTTGGTACGGGTAGATGTAACACAAGAGTTTGTCGATGTACGTATCGTGGTAACGGAGACCAGTGACTTTTTTAATGAGAACACGATAACACAGTTGGAAAGTGCCGTCATTCTTTTGGGCAGGGTCAATCCAGATGCACTTTCCGGTGTGGAATTTGGGGGAACTTCAGTACTGGAGGAGTCTGAACCGGGCAGCGGGGTATACATCCCCAGTTACATCCCTGGATCTGATACCGATGATCGAATCAGAACAGCAGGGCTTTCTGCGGAAACAGCATTTTTACTGATCATAGAACACAAAGGTAGAAGGTATGCCGCCCAAACCTTATACGCACCCGCAGTACCCATAGATAATATAGAACAAGGGGATGAAACCTTGTTTGATGAAGATGATACCGAAATCAAAATCACCATAACGGATATACCGGATGCTGACAACTATTATGTTTTCGATTTTGGAGGTGGAGAGTTTTTAGCTTTGGATGATCAATTTATAGATGGACAGGAATTTGAGTTTTCCTACTTTCCCGATAGGGATTTAGACCCTGGAGATGAAGTGGAGGTGAGTATCCTGGGAGCCGACCAAGAGTTTTTTAATTACATAGACCTGTTGGTGGAGCAAACTGAAAATGATGGCGGAGTGTTCGAAACCCCCGCGGCTACGGTCCGTGGCAATGTCTTTGATATCACCGGCCTGGACAACATTGAAATCTTTGACAATGTGGAAAGACCCAATGAATTCGCCCTGGGCTATTTTGCCTTTGTTCAGGAGTTTACGGAAACCATCACCATTGAATAG
- a CDS encoding GntP family permease, producing the protein MELIVLFSVIVLIIIATVRFKVHPVFSLTLAAIVCGLLFGLSPENVMTTIGEGFGKTLSSIGLVIAFGTVIGTFLERTGGTKVLANAILKGVGLQRSPLALNLAGLIISIPVYCDSGFVILSSLNKALSKKAGIKILVFAIALATGLYSAHVFVPPTPGPLAAAAILEADLGMVMLFGLLVAVCVSLAGYFWALYMGKRLNMQEEVPETNKTIMDSNGKEDYPSLLKTLLPLFLPLLLIALKSVAEYPTFPLGEGILASLLGFLGNPITALFIGVVFSFTMVRGVGKKQNQEWVAESLKQAGSIVLITGAGGAFGAILRTLDFESLLQIGSASGLGGLLLAFGIAAVLKTAQGSSTVSIITTAAIIAPLLGTFGLEGIVNKALAVLAIGAGAMTVSHVNDSYFWVVAEFSNMDMKTALRGHTLATFFQGLTGILIILGLYLLLG; encoded by the coding sequence ATGGAACTCATCGTTCTTTTTTCTGTCATTGTTCTTATCATTATAGCCACGGTCCGGTTCAAAGTCCATCCGGTCTTTTCCTTGACCCTTGCCGCAATTGTCTGTGGCTTATTGTTTGGGCTATCTCCAGAAAATGTCATGACTACCATTGGGGAAGGTTTTGGGAAAACGCTTTCCAGTATTGGACTTGTTATAGCTTTTGGAACCGTTATTGGAACATTTTTGGAGAGAACGGGAGGAACCAAAGTCTTGGCAAATGCCATACTAAAAGGGGTTGGCTTACAAAGATCCCCATTGGCATTGAATCTGGCAGGGTTAATTATTTCCATTCCCGTGTACTGCGATTCAGGTTTTGTTATTCTTTCTTCCTTGAATAAAGCATTGAGTAAAAAAGCTGGTATCAAAATATTGGTATTCGCCATTGCTTTGGCCACAGGACTTTATTCTGCCCATGTTTTTGTGCCTCCCACACCTGGTCCTTTGGCAGCTGCGGCCATTTTGGAGGCCGATTTGGGAATGGTAATGCTCTTTGGCCTTTTGGTTGCGGTTTGTGTTTCACTCGCAGGATATTTTTGGGCCCTGTATATGGGGAAACGACTGAACATGCAAGAGGAGGTTCCCGAAACCAATAAAACGATTATGGACAGCAATGGTAAGGAAGATTACCCAAGTCTATTGAAAACGCTTTTACCGTTGTTCCTCCCTCTACTATTGATTGCGTTAAAATCTGTTGCCGAGTATCCAACATTCCCATTGGGAGAAGGTATTTTGGCATCATTACTTGGTTTTTTGGGAAACCCGATCACGGCATTGTTCATAGGGGTAGTATTCAGTTTTACAATGGTTCGGGGTGTAGGAAAAAAGCAAAATCAGGAGTGGGTTGCCGAATCTTTAAAACAAGCCGGATCCATTGTCTTGATTACAGGTGCCGGAGGTGCTTTTGGAGCCATTTTAAGGACTTTGGACTTTGAGTCCTTATTGCAAATTGGTTCAGCTTCCGGATTGGGCGGTTTGCTCCTGGCGTTCGGTATTGCTGCGGTACTGAAGACTGCACAAGGTTCTTCCACGGTCTCCATTATAACAACAGCCGCCATTATTGCCCCGTTGCTGGGAACATTTGGCCTTGAGGGTATCGTGAACAAGGCCTTGGCCGTTCTCGCCATTGGGGCCGGGGCAATGACCGTTTCCCATGTGAATGACAGTTACTTTTGGGTAGTGGCGGAATTTTCAAATATGGATATGAAGACGGCCCTAAGGGGACATACGTTGGCCACGTTCTTTCAGGGATTGACAGGTATTCTTATCATTTTAGGTCTTTATCTTCTATTGGGCTAA
- a CDS encoding DUF6095 family protein, which translates to MKRTDKDLLVKGIKSFVYTALLMFIAPVVLYQAFKNTDKPLFIPVLVIGIALAGFAIYMGFRSVNIVMDAVFGKKKT; encoded by the coding sequence ATGAAAAGAACGGACAAAGATTTATTGGTAAAAGGTATAAAGTCATTTGTTTATACCGCACTTCTCATGTTTATTGCACCTGTGGTCCTTTATCAGGCCTTTAAGAATACGGATAAGCCATTGTTCATACCTGTTTTGGTTATAGGAATTGCATTGGCCGGATTTGCCATTTATATGGGATTCCGTTCGGTAAACATTGTAATGGATGCCGTGTTCGGTAAAAAGAAAACCTAG
- a CDS encoding DUF4294 domain-containing protein, giving the protein MNRVLLFLLVCAQFEAIAQIEDEIIDSTAYYVRMEGDSSWIRAIALDDVYIFSKLEFTDKKEKLQYYILRRKTLKVYPYAKLAAERLVELNDSLQYIKKKRHKKRYTKKVQKYIEGEFSDELKKLTRTEGQILVKLIHRQTGSTSFDLVKNLRSGWRAFWYQTTAKAFKINLKREFRPAEVHEDYLIEDILQRAFASNRLKRQKSVLDYDYATLNNKWKTSLPIKN; this is encoded by the coding sequence ATGAATCGAGTTTTACTATTCCTGTTAGTGTGTGCGCAGTTTGAGGCGATTGCCCAAATTGAAGACGAAATCATAGATTCTACGGCCTACTATGTACGAATGGAAGGTGATTCTTCATGGATCAGGGCCATTGCCCTGGATGACGTTTATATTTTTAGTAAACTGGAGTTTACGGATAAAAAGGAAAAACTACAGTATTATATCCTAAGACGAAAAACCCTTAAAGTGTATCCCTATGCGAAATTGGCAGCGGAACGCTTGGTGGAGCTAAATGACAGCTTGCAATACATCAAAAAGAAACGTCACAAAAAACGATACACCAAAAAAGTACAAAAGTATATTGAAGGAGAGTTTTCCGATGAGCTGAAAAAACTGACCAGGACGGAGGGGCAAATATTGGTGAAACTCATTCACAGACAAACCGGGAGTACCTCATTTGATTTGGTAAAGAATTTGCGAAGTGGTTGGAGGGCCTTCTGGTATCAAACTACGGCCAAAGCATTCAAAATCAACTTAAAAAGGGAGTTCAGACCCGCAGAGGTGCATGAAGATTACTTAATTGAAGATATCCTGCAACGGGCATTTGCTTCCAATCGCTTAAAACGTCAAAAGTCGGTGTTGGATTACGATTATGCGACCCTAAACAATAAGTGGAAGACAAGTCTGCCTATCAAGAACTAG
- a CDS encoding M42 family metallopeptidase → MASNKIITKKSLEFFEKYLNNASPTGYEWEGQKIWMEYLKPYVDDFITDTYGTAVAVINPKADYKVVIEGHSDEISWYVNYITDNGLLYVIRNGGSDHQIAPSKWVNIHTKTGIVKGVFGWPAIHTRRSGKEEPPKLENIFIDIGAKDKEEVEKMGVHVGCVITYPDEFNVLNKDKFVCRALDNRAGGFMIAEVARLLHENDKKLPFGLYITNSVQEEIGLRGAEMITQTIKPNVAIVTDVTHDTTTPMIEKKTQGDCAMGKGPVIAYAPAVQQKLRERIIETAEAKKIPFQRAANSRYTGTDTDAFAYSNGGVASALISLPLRYMHTTVETVHRDDVENVIRLIYETLLTIEAGETFSYFE, encoded by the coding sequence ATGGCATCAAACAAAATCATTACCAAAAAATCACTGGAATTCTTTGAGAAATACCTTAATAATGCTTCACCCACAGGTTATGAGTGGGAAGGGCAAAAAATCTGGATGGAGTATCTAAAACCTTATGTGGATGATTTTATTACGGATACTTATGGAACTGCGGTAGCGGTCATCAATCCCAAGGCGGATTATAAAGTAGTGATCGAAGGGCATTCCGATGAAATTTCCTGGTATGTGAATTACATAACCGATAATGGTTTGCTCTATGTCATACGAAATGGAGGGAGTGATCATCAGATTGCGCCGTCCAAATGGGTAAATATCCATACCAAAACCGGCATTGTAAAAGGAGTTTTTGGGTGGCCCGCCATCCATACCCGAAGAAGTGGCAAGGAAGAACCACCAAAACTTGAAAACATCTTTATAGATATTGGGGCAAAAGATAAGGAAGAAGTGGAAAAAATGGGTGTGCACGTGGGTTGCGTTATTACCTATCCGGATGAATTCAACGTACTGAACAAGGATAAATTTGTATGTCGTGCCCTGGACAATCGTGCCGGTGGGTTCATGATTGCGGAAGTGGCCCGATTGCTTCATGAAAACGACAAAAAGCTACCTTTTGGATTGTACATTACCAATTCCGTCCAGGAAGAGATCGGTTTAAGGGGAGCTGAAATGATCACCCAGACCATAAAACCCAATGTGGCCATTGTGACCGACGTTACCCATGATACCACTACCCCAATGATAGAAAAGAAAACACAGGGGGATTGTGCTATGGGAAAAGGACCGGTCATTGCCTATGCTCCTGCCGTACAACAAAAACTAAGGGAACGAATCATAGAAACGGCCGAAGCCAAAAAGATTCCTTTCCAAAGAGCCGCCAATTCTCGTTATACGGGTACGGATACGGATGCCTTTGCCTATAGTAATGGTGGTGTTGCTTCTGCTTTGATTTCCCTGCCCTTGCGTTATATGCATACCACAGTGGAAACCGTACATAGGGATGATGTTGAAAACGTAATCCGATTGATCTATGAAACGCTACTCACCATTGAAGCTGGGGAAACGTTCAGTTATTTTGAGTAG
- a CDS encoding NUDIX hydrolase: MDELVDILDELGNYTGKVTMKSEAHKLGLFHPTVHVWCYSKNGKVLLQQRSANKDTFPLKWDVSVAGHVSAGEVLEIAAFREVQEEIGITINTSALKKIGIFKTEEKHSEMIWDREFTHTFLYQLDDKTPLTRQESEVESLKWLSIQSFEELVLQEDPGFVPNSTARYLDVLKAIRSCL; this comes from the coding sequence ATGGACGAATTGGTTGATATACTTGACGAGCTAGGGAATTATACCGGAAAGGTGACCATGAAATCAGAGGCCCATAAACTGGGCCTTTTCCATCCTACAGTGCACGTTTGGTGCTATTCAAAAAACGGCAAGGTCCTGTTACAGCAGCGCAGCGCGAACAAAGACACCTTTCCTTTAAAATGGGATGTTTCCGTAGCCGGACATGTAAGTGCGGGAGAGGTATTGGAAATTGCAGCTTTTAGAGAGGTCCAGGAAGAGATTGGGATTACCATCAATACCTCTGCATTAAAAAAAATAGGCATTTTTAAAACAGAAGAAAAGCATTCGGAAATGATCTGGGACAGGGAATTTACCCATACCTTCCTTTACCAATTGGACGATAAAACACCATTGACCAGGCAAGAGTCTGAAGTGGAATCCTTAAAATGGTTGTCGATACAAAGCTTTGAAGAGCTCGTTTTACAGGAGGATCCGGGCTTTGTTCCAAATTCAACCGCCCGTTATTTGGACGTTTTAAAAGCGATACGGTCGTGTTTATAG